TCAGGAAGCAAGGCACGAGCAAGACCTTCAGGCATGTCTTTGACAAATGCCCGCTCGCTCACCTCTTGTCTTTCCCTTATGCCCGTCATGCCCCCGCCTGACTGCAAAAGTGCCCGCGCTTAATCTAAAGAAGCACGTCCCGACGGTGCGAAAGAATTGGGAAACGCTTGCACACCGTGCTGCCTATGCTACATGAACCACAGTCAAAATCGAGAGGGTTCTCGCAATGAGAATCCTTATCGCCCGTGGACTGTGAGAAAACGGGCGCTACATATTCAAAATTCTGCCTCGCGCTCGGCTTCCTGCCGCAACTCAACGAGGCTTTGACACAGTGGAGCTGTTATGTCGAAACCGGTCGTCACCCGTTTTGCCCCTTCGCCCACGGGTTATCTGCATATTGGCGGAGCCCGCACGGCTCTTTTCAACTGGCTTTATGCAAAGCATACGGGCGGCAAGATGCTGCTGCGCATCGAAGATACAGATCGTGAGCGTTCTTCCGAAGCTGCAACGGCCGCCATTCTTGATGGCTTGACCTGGCTTGGCCTCGATTGGGACGGTGAACCAATTTCACAGTTCGAACGTGCACCGCGTCACCGGGAAGTAGCAGAAGAACTCGTTGCGAAAGGCAAAGCCTATTATTGCTACGCAACACCTGAAGAACTCGAAGAAATGCGCGAGAAAGCACGCGCTGAAGGCCGTCCGCCACGTTATGATGGCCGCTGGCGCGATCGTGATCCATCCGAAGCGCCTGCAGGCGTGAAACCTGTTATCCGCATTAAAGCGCCACGCGATGGCGAAACCGTTGTTCGCGATGCTGTGCAGGGCGATGTCCGCTTTCCGAACAAGGATCTCGACGATTTCATCATTCTTCGTTCCGATGGCAATCCAACCTATATGCACGCGGTTGTCGTTGACGATCACGATATGGGCGTTACGCACATCATCCGCGGTGATGATCACCTGACAAATGCTGCCCGCCAGACCGTGATTTACGACGGTATGGGCTGGGAAGTCCCGCAGATGTCGCATATCCCGCTCATTCATGGTGCGGATGGTGCCAAGCTTTCGAAGCGTCATGGTGCACTTGGTGTCGATGCCTATCGTGCGATGGGCTATCTGCCGGAAGCACTGCGCAACTATCTCGTCCGCCTTGGCTGGAGCCACGGTGATGATGAAATCATGTCGACCGAGCAGATGGTTGAATGGTTTGACGTGACCGACATCAACAAGGGTGCAGCACGTTTTGACTTCCAGAAACTGGAAGCCATCAACGGCGTTTATATGCGCGCCAGCGATGACAAAGCTTTGTTCGACGCATTGATCGCCGTATTGCCGGAAATCGAAGGCGGTAAAGAACTGGAAGCGTCGCTTGACGAAAAGGGACGTGCACAGCTTCTGACAGCAATGCCCGGTCTGAAAGATCGTGCGAAGACACTGGTCGAGCTCGCAGATGGTGCGAAGTTTATTTTTGCCAAACGTCCGCTCGCTTTTGATGAAAAAGCAGCTTCCCTTCTCAGTGACGAAGGCCGTGAAATCCTTAAAGGCGTTCTGCCGCATTTAGAATCAGTTGGCGAATGGACTGTTGACGCACTTGATGCAGCTGTTCGTGCGCACGCGGAAACGATTGGCCTCAAACTTGGTAAGGTTGCGCAACCATTGCGCGCAGCACTCACCGGTCGTGCGACATCACCGGGTGTATTCGACGTTCTGTTCGTGCTTGGTCGCGAAGAGTCGCTTGCACGGGTAAAAGATCAAATCGTTTGAACTGTTAGCATTCACGCTGACGTGACAAAACTGGCTTAATTAGACCAAAATACGCATTGCATCGCGAAATCATTGGGATAGTTTGGCGGTCGAAATCGTTTGGATAATGCGTTGAAAAATCGGTTTCGCGCGAAAGTGCGAAACCTGTAGAAGTTGAGAAGACAAGTTATAGAGACGATTAAAATTTCAGCTGCCATGGGCAGCAAAAGTGG
This genomic stretch from Brucella pseudogrignonensis harbors:
- the gltX gene encoding glutamate--tRNA ligase, whose amino-acid sequence is MSKPVVTRFAPSPTGYLHIGGARTALFNWLYAKHTGGKMLLRIEDTDRERSSEAATAAILDGLTWLGLDWDGEPISQFERAPRHREVAEELVAKGKAYYCYATPEELEEMREKARAEGRPPRYDGRWRDRDPSEAPAGVKPVIRIKAPRDGETVVRDAVQGDVRFPNKDLDDFIILRSDGNPTYMHAVVVDDHDMGVTHIIRGDDHLTNAARQTVIYDGMGWEVPQMSHIPLIHGADGAKLSKRHGALGVDAYRAMGYLPEALRNYLVRLGWSHGDDEIMSTEQMVEWFDVTDINKGAARFDFQKLEAINGVYMRASDDKALFDALIAVLPEIEGGKELEASLDEKGRAQLLTAMPGLKDRAKTLVELADGAKFIFAKRPLAFDEKAASLLSDEGREILKGVLPHLESVGEWTVDALDAAVRAHAETIGLKLGKVAQPLRAALTGRATSPGVFDVLFVLGREESLARVKDQIV